CTCCCCTGTGGGCGACAGGATTAGCGTACCGCCCATATGGTCATCAAACTTTGCCTGCTCATAGCGTGGGGTTACGCCCATGCGATTGGGCATTATCCAAATTTGGTAGAGATGTAGCTCGTCCGTGTCGCTCGGGTTAAACTCCGAATGACGCACGCCCGTCCCTGCTGACATGAGCTGAAACTCGCCTGCTGGCACGGTCTCGCTGTTGCCCATACTGTCCTTATGAGCGACCGACCCCGACAACACATAGGTCAAAATCTCCATGTCTTTGTGTGGGTGCATACCAAAGCCCATGCTTGGGGCTATCCAGTCTTCGTTGATGACTCTAAGGGTAGAAAAGCCCATAAAATTAGGGTCATAATAATCGGCAAACGAAAAGCTATGGCGACTGGTTAGCCAACCATGCTCGGCAAAACCACGCTCGTGCGACAGTCTAGGGATAATCATAAAAATACCTGATGTTTTTAAAATTTATCCCATTATAAATCTTTAAAAGTGGTAAATAAATAGCGGTTTGGTTGATGTATCTTTTCTTAATGGGAAAAATAAAACACGCTTGTCAATATCGCCTAAATTGATTATGATAAACCCATACTTTTTAGGAAATCATCATAAATATCAAGCCCCTTATTTTTGCCCTATCCCTTTTACCCCTATCCGCTTTGGCGTGTGAAGTGCCAAAGGTAACGGGATATAATCATGTGGGTTGTTTGCAGGGTGGTTTAGCAAGTGTGGAACAAAACGGCAAATGGGGCATGATTGACAAAAACAATCACATCATCATTCCTTTATCATACGATGATATATTGGATGTGTCTGAAAATAAAATTGGTGTCAAGAAAAATAACAAATGGGGATTTATTGATAAAAATAACCAACTTATCATTGATTTTTTGTATGATGAAATACATTCTTTTCATCAAAACATGGCAGGCGTAAAAAGCAATGGCAAATGGCAATTCATTGACCGGACAGGTAAACCAACCATATACACCGATTACGATGATATCTTTGATTTTTCAAATAATATCGTTCAAGTAACACAAAATAAAAAGATTGGTTGGATTGATAAAACAAAGGGAGTTATCATACCTGTTGAGTACAGTCTTTTGGAGTATTTTTCACAAGATTTGATATTAGCCAGAAAAGATAATAAATTTGGTTTAATTGATAAAAATTCCAATATCGTTTTACCTTTTGAATATAGTTTTATACAAAAACTGCCCAATGGTGTGGCAAAAATACATCAAAGACAACCAACCAAATATTTAAGCTACCGTTATGGGCTGATTGATAAAAATGGTAAAATTGTTGTTAAGCCAGAATATAAATATCTTAGCATGGCAACTGATGATTTATTTATTGCAAAAGCCGATGACAATCACAAAGGGGTTATTACCAAAACAGGAGAGATTATCTTGCCTTTTTCTTACCAAGAAATTGACTTTTTATCTGGGGGTTTGATAAGGGCAACAAAAGACACAAAATTTGGATTGTTTGACAGTCAAGCTAAGCCACTCACGCCTTTTATTTATGATTATCTTGGAGATTTTTCGGAGGGATTGGCTGTTGTTTATAACAAAGAAACCCGCAAAAACGGTTTTATTGATGATACAGGAAAAGAAGTCATTCCACTGGATTATGACTCGGCAGGCAGGTTTAGACATGGTTTGTCCATTGTTAGGCTAAACGACAAATATGGCATGATTAACAAAAATAATCATGCCATAATACCCATCAAATACAAAAATATCGAACGCTTATCAGAAAATTTGATTCTGTTAGAAAAAGTCAAAGAGGATCAGTTTTTTTATTACGATTATTATCTTATGGACAATCAAACCAACATCATCAACAAGAAGCCTTATGATGGAATTTATACACCATCTGAGAATTCCTATGGGATGCAACTTAAGACTGCTGATAGAATTAAAGTATCAAGAGATAGATTGTATGGATTTGTTGATGATTTTGGCAAATTAGTTATTCCCATTCAATATGATGATGCTCAGAATTTTTCAGATGGTTTGGCAAGAGTGAAACAAAACGGCAAATGGGGATATATTGACAAAACAGGTAAAGTGGTTATCCCTGTTCAATATGATAATGCTTGGAGCTTTTCAGGGGGCTTGGCAAAAGTAAGACAAAACGGCAAATGGGGTTTTGTTGATAAAACAGGTAAAGTGGTTATTCCCATTCAATATGATTATGTTTGGAGCTTTTCAGAGGGCTTGGCAGGAGTAAAACAAAACGGCAAATGGGGGTTTATTGATAAAACAGGTAAAGTGGTTATCCCTGTTCAATATGATTATGTTTGGGTTTTTATCAATGGTAAAGCCAAAGTATCATTAAACGGCGAAACCTTTTATATAGACACAACAGGCAAACGCATTAACTAACCAAGGAAACAATTATGAAACAATTTCTAAACCCCCTTATCATCACCCTATCCCTTTTGCCCTTATCTGCTTTGGCGTGTGAAATGCCAGAGATGTCAGAGTATGATACTGTGAGTTGCTTGGTGGATGATTTGGCAAAAGTGGCAAAAAATAATAAGTGGGGAGTTGTCCATAAAAATGGCAGGCAGATTATTCCTATTCAATATGATGATATTTTGGATTTTAAAGAAGGTTTGTCGGGAGTAAGTCAAAATGGCAAATGGGGATATATTGATAAAACAGGCAAAGTGATTATTCCTATTCAATATGACTTTGCTTTTAACTTTTTAGAAGGTCTAGCAGGGGTGAAGCAAAATGGTAAATGGGGTTTTGTTGATAAAACAGGCAAGATAATTATCCCTTTTTACTATGATGATATCAGAGCTTTTTCAGAAGGCTTGGCAGGTGTCAAACAAAATGGCAAATGGGGTTATATTGACAAAACAGGCAAGGTAGTTATTCCCATTCAATACAATGATATTAGAAATTTTTCGGAAGGATTGGCAGGCGTTGAGCAGGATGGTAAATGGGGTTTTATAGAAAAAACAGGTAAAGTGGCGATTTCCTTTCAATATGATTATGCTGAGAGATTTTCAGATGGCTTGGCAGGAGTAGAACAAAATGGCAAAAACGGCTTTGTTGATAAAACAGGGAAAGTTGTCATTCCTATCCAATATGATTATGCCGAGAAGTTTTTGGATGGTTTGGCAAAAGTAAAACAAAATGGTAAATATGGTTTTGTAGATAAAGCAGGCAAAGCTGTTATTCCCATTCAATACAACCATGTTTGGGATTTTGTAATGGATAAAGCCATTGTTGAATTAAATGGTGAAACCTTTTATATCGACAAAACAGGCAAACGCATTGATTAAAACAAAAGTGCCAAATGGACATTTTGATTTTTACAGCTAACAAATTTGAATTTTATTAGGGCGTGTTGAATATTTTATTTACAATGAAAAATGAGAAAAATCGCACGTTTTTTAAGGAAAAAACGCAGGTTGATAGTCGTTCTACACTCAATAAACTTTAAAATTGCTACAAACGCAATGATGCTTGGATGTAGGGGCGTGCTGTGCACGCCTTACACGGTACTGTCATCAAAGGGTGTACTCAGCACACCCCTACAAACCCGTGGTAAATATCAAGTTGGCTGGGTGTATCAGACAAGTTTTTATTATGAAAAACAATCCGACCACTTAATTATGTAAAATTTTAAGATTTTCACTTAATTTTTTAAATTAAGTGGTTGGATAGCCATTTTTCATGCAAAAATTGATTGAAATTGTCAATTTTTCATCTTATTTTATAAAAATGTTATCAATGGTAGGCACGCCCTAGCTGTATATCTAAATTGTAAATAGTGTTATAAAGGTTTAACACGCCCTGCTTGTTATAAAGTTGAGAATGGGGTTGTCAATTTAAATGTATTATTGTACAAAAGCAGGCACGCCAAACCATCAAGATTTTAACCCCATCGCATAGGTGGCAACCATCGGTTTGACAAAGGGGATTTTGTCAAAGGCAATCAGTCCGACATTACGAGCCACTTTCATGACAGGATTGGCACTGGTAAAACTACCAACAACAGTGTCGCAGAATTTAATCACTCGCTTTTGGTCGGTTTGGCGGGATTGTTCATAGCCT
This Moraxella sp. K1664 DNA region includes the following protein-coding sequences:
- a CDS encoding WG repeat-containing protein, which produces MPEMSEYDTVSCLVDDLAKVAKNNKWGVVHKNGRQIIPIQYDDILDFKEGLSGVSQNGKWGYIDKTGKVIIPIQYDFAFNFLEGLAGVKQNGKWGFVDKTGKIIIPFYYDDIRAFSEGLAGVKQNGKWGYIDKTGKVVIPIQYNDIRNFSEGLAGVEQDGKWGFIEKTGKVAISFQYDYAERFSDGLAGVEQNGKNGFVDKTGKVVIPIQYDYAEKFLDGLAKVKQNGKYGFVDKAGKAVIPIQYNHVWDFVMDKAIVELNGETFYIDKTGKRID
- a CDS encoding pirin family protein, whose amino-acid sequence is MIIPRLSHERGFAEHGWLTSRHSFSFADYYDPNFMGFSTLRVINEDWIAPSMGFGMHPHKDMEILTYVLSGSVAHKDSMGNSETVPAGEFQLMSAGTGVRHSEFNPSDTDELHLYQIWIMPNRMGVTPRYEQAKFDDHMGGTLILSPTGERGSFVVYQDTKLWRYQLDGEQVVSLDKGRAYWLQVAKGSVMINGTQYQAGDAVAIIDENQIIAQSDEFAEFLLFDLPMS
- a CDS encoding WG repeat-containing protein → MIDKNNHIIIPLSYDDILDVSENKIGVKKNNKWGFIDKNNQLIIDFLYDEIHSFHQNMAGVKSNGKWQFIDRTGKPTIYTDYDDIFDFSNNIVQVTQNKKIGWIDKTKGVIIPVEYSLLEYFSQDLILARKDNKFGLIDKNSNIVLPFEYSFIQKLPNGVAKIHQRQPTKYLSYRYGLIDKNGKIVVKPEYKYLSMATDDLFIAKADDNHKGVITKTGEIILPFSYQEIDFLSGGLIRATKDTKFGLFDSQAKPLTPFIYDYLGDFSEGLAVVYNKETRKNGFIDDTGKEVIPLDYDSAGRFRHGLSIVRLNDKYGMINKNNHAIIPIKYKNIERLSENLILLEKVKEDQFFYYDYYLMDNQTNIINKKPYDGIYTPSENSYGMQLKTADRIKVSRDRLYGFVDDFGKLVIPIQYDDAQNFSDGLARVKQNGKWGYIDKTGKVVIPVQYDNAWSFSGGLAKVRQNGKWGFVDKTGKVVIPIQYDYVWSFSEGLAGVKQNGKWGFIDKTGKVVIPVQYDYVWVFINGKAKVSLNGETFYIDTTGKRIN